The following proteins are encoded in a genomic region of Liolophura sinensis isolate JHLJ2023 chromosome 5, CUHK_Ljap_v2, whole genome shotgun sequence:
- the LOC135465917 gene encoding short-chain collagen C4-like has product MMIIAVFVALTLLGHPQSSATTISSPSYWNSLQALSQTVAALSNQIRRGNAIYTRWGRSSCPSRSSLIYEGLAAGSWYSVAGGGANYLCMPSDPEWSHVKHRTHACGSFLYGSEYQTCNNDIFSTRNAKANTLEHQDVPCAVCQTTSRQQQLMIPARMVCPAGWTQEYQGFLMSAHPSHRRTQYVCVDSEPEALAHGQRDENGALFYTVRVKCGTLPCPPYTDDEEIPCVVCSR; this is encoded by the exons ATGATGATCATCGCCGTATTTGTCGCCCTGACTCTCCTAGGTCATCCGCAGAGCTCGGCCACCACGATCAGCTCACCCTCCTACTGGAACAGTCTCCAGGCGTTGTCCCAGACAGTCGCCGCATTGAGCAATCAAATAAGACGAG gAAATGCCATTTACACCCGTTGGGGTCGATCCAGTTGCCCCTCAAGGAGCAGTCTCATCTACGAAG GACTGGCTGCAGGGTCATGGTACTCGGTAGCAGGTGGAGGAGCGAACTATTTGTGCATGCCCAGTGATCCCGAATGGTCCCATGTGAAGCATAGGACCCACGCCTGTGGTAGTTTTCTCTACGGGTCCGAATATCAGACGTGCAACAACGACATCTTCTCAACAAGGAACGCTAAAGCGAACACCCTTGAACATCAAGACGTGCCGTGTGCTGTGTGCCAGACGACATCAAGGCAACAGCAACTTATGATTCCTGCCAGAATGGTGTGCCCAGCAGGGTGGACACAAGAGTACCAAGGTTTCCTAATGTCGGCTCACCCCTCACACCGCCGCACCCAGTACGTGTGCGTGGATTCTGAACCGGAAGCACTTGCCCATGGCCAGAGGGATGAAAATGGCGCTCTGTTCTACACGGTTAGGGTAAAGTGCGGCACTCTCCCTTGCCCCCCGTACACCGACGACGAGGAAATACCTTGTGTTGTCTGCTCCAGATAA